In Oryzias melastigma strain HK-1 unplaced genomic scaffold, ASM292280v2 sc00231, whole genome shotgun sequence, a single window of DNA contains:
- the mtm1 gene encoding myotubularin isoform X1 has protein sequence MASPVSVYNSNSLDPRIRTTPRDSLKMELLADVSLLPGEERIIDKDVIYICPFNGAVKGKVLITNYRLYFKSLDADVLVSLDVPLGAISRVEKMGGASSRGENSYGLDITCKDMRNLRFALKQEGHSRRDLFEILFRFAFPLSHGLSLFAYLNQEKFPENGWSIYKPVEEFRRQGLPNNKWRITFINKNYDLCDTYPTVLAVPFKSAEEDLKRVATFRSRGRIPVLSWIHRENKAVIVRCSQPLVGMSGKRNKDDERYLDMIREANDTTKLTIYDARPSVNAVANKATGGGYEGDEYQNAELVFLDIQNIHVMRESLKKLKDIVYPNVEESHWLSSLESTHWLEHIKLVLSGAIQVADKVSGGNSVVVHCSDGWDRTAQLTSLAMLMLDSHFRTLRGFQVLIEKEWISFGHKFASRIGHGDKNHTDQDRSPIFVQFIDCVWQMTKQFPTAFEFNENLLLTILDHLYSCRFGTFLYNCESVRDQNEVRTKTLSLWSLVNSKMEIYLNPFYTPESGRVLYPVASMRHLELWVTYYIRWNPRIQHQQQSPVEQRYRELLALRDEYLKKLEQLQMSDSSSTSSDLANSTAPNASSSTPPKQYLRTPL, from the exons ATGGCCTCACCAGTCTCAGTCTACAACTCCAACAGTCTGGACCCTCGAATCCGCACT ACGCCCAGAGACTCTCTGAAGATGGAGTTGTTAGCGGATGTGTCTCTGCTGCCTGGAGAGGAGAGGATTATAG ataAAGATGTCATTTACATCTGTCCCTTTAATGGAGCTGTAAAAGGCAAAGTGCTGATCACCAACTACAGACTTTACTTCAAGAGCTTAGATGCC GATGTTCTGGTGTCACTCGACGTTCCGCTGGGGGCCATCAGCCGAGTGGagaagatgggcggggcttcaagCAGAGGAGAAAACTCTTATGGATTAGACATCACCTGCAAG GACATGAGGAACTTGAGGTTTGCCTTGAAGCAGGAGGGCCACAGCAGAAGAGACCTCTTCGAGATCCTCTTCAGATTCGCCTTCCCTCTGTCGCATGGTCTG TCTTTGTTTGCATATTTGAACCAGGAGAAGTTCCCTGAGAACGGCTGGAGCATCTACAAACCTGTGGAGGAGTTCAGGCGTCAG GGCTTACCTAATAACAAATGGCGGATCACCTTCATCAATAAGAACTATGATCTGTGCGACACGTACCCCACAGTGCTGGCTGTGCCTTTTAAAAGCGCAGAGGAAGACCTGAAGAGAGTGGCCACCTTCCGCTCCAGAGGTCGCATCCCG GTTCTGTCGTGGATTCACCGGGAGAACAAAGCGGTGATCGTCCGCTGCAGTCAGCCGCTGGTTGGGATGTCTGGCAAAAGGAACAAAGATGACGAGCGCTACCTGGACATGATCCGAGAGGCCAACGACACCACGAAGCTCACCATATACGACGCCCGGCCCAGCGTCAACGCTGTGGCCAACAAG GCCACAGGAGGGGGCTATGAAGGGGACGAATACCAAAACGCAGAGCTGGTCTTCCTGGACATCCAGAACATCCACGTCATGAGGGAGTCCCTGAAGAAGCTTAAAGACATCGTCTACCCCAACGTGGAGGAGTCCCACTGGCTGTCCAGCCTGGAGTCCACACACTGGCTGGAACACATCAAG CTGGTGCTGTCGGGGGCGATCCAGGTGGCAGACAAAGTGTCCGGCGGGAACTCGGTGGTGGTGCACTGCAGCGACGGCTGGGATCGAACGGCTCAGCTGACGTCGCTCGCCATGCTCATGCTGGACAGTCACTTCCGCACTCTGAGAGGCTTCCAG gtgcTGATCGAAAAGGAGTGGATCAGCTTTGGCCACAAATTTGCCTCG aggaTAGGTCACGGTGACAAAAACCACACGGATCAGGACCGCTCCCCCATCTTTGTCCAGTTCATCGACTGTGTGTGGCAGATGACCAAACAG TTTCCCACAGCCTTTGAGTTCAACGAAAACCTCCTGCTGACCATCTTGGATCACCTCTACAGCTGTCGCTTCGGCACCTTCCTCTACAACTGCGAGAGCGTTCGAGATCAGAAC GAGGTGAGGACGAAGACGCTGTCGCTCTGGTCGCTGGTCAACAGCAAGATGGAGATTTACCTGAACCCGTTCTACACCCCGGAGTCCGGACGGGTCCTCTACCCTGTTGCCAGCATGCGCCACCTAGAGCTGTGGGTGACTTACTACATCCGCTGGAACCCACGAATCCAACATCAG cagcagagtcCAGTGGAGCAGCGCTACAGGGAGCTCCTGGCCCTCAGAGACGAGTACTTGAAGAAGCTGGAGCAGCTGCAGATGTCGgactcctcctccacctcctccgaTCTGGCCAACAGCACCGCCCCCAACGCCTCCTCCTCCACGCCACCCAAGCAATACCTTCGCACGCCGCTCTGA
- the mtm1 gene encoding myotubularin isoform X2: protein MASPVSVYNSNSLDPRIRTTPRDSLKMELLADVSLLPGEERIIDKDVIYICPFNGAVKGKVLITNYRLYFKSLDADVLVSLDVPLGAISRVEKMGGASSRGENSYGLDITCKDMRNLRFALKQEGHSRRDLFEILFRFAFPLSHGLSLFAYLNQEKFPENGWSIYKPVEEFRRQGLPNNKWRITFINKNYDLCDTYPTVLAVPFKSAEEDLKRVATFRSRGRIPVLSWIHRENKAVIVRCSQPLVGMSGKRNKDDERYLDMIREANDTTKLTIYDARPSVNAVANKATGGGYEGDEYQNAELVFLDIQNIHVMRESLKKLKDIVYPNVEESHWLSSLESTHWLEHIKLVLSGAIQVADKVSGGNSVVVHCSDGWDRTAQLTSLAMLMLDSHFRTLRGFQVLIEKEWISFGHKFASRIGHGDKNHTDQDRSPIFVQFIDCVWQMTKQFPTAFEFNENLLLTILDHLYSCRFGTFLYNCESVRDQNEVRTKTLSLWSLVNSKMEIYLNPFYTPESGRVLYPVASMRHLELWVTYYIRWNPRIQHQQSPVEQRYRELLALRDEYLKKLEQLQMSDSSSTSSDLANSTAPNASSSTPPKQYLRTPL, encoded by the exons ATGGCCTCACCAGTCTCAGTCTACAACTCCAACAGTCTGGACCCTCGAATCCGCACT ACGCCCAGAGACTCTCTGAAGATGGAGTTGTTAGCGGATGTGTCTCTGCTGCCTGGAGAGGAGAGGATTATAG ataAAGATGTCATTTACATCTGTCCCTTTAATGGAGCTGTAAAAGGCAAAGTGCTGATCACCAACTACAGACTTTACTTCAAGAGCTTAGATGCC GATGTTCTGGTGTCACTCGACGTTCCGCTGGGGGCCATCAGCCGAGTGGagaagatgggcggggcttcaagCAGAGGAGAAAACTCTTATGGATTAGACATCACCTGCAAG GACATGAGGAACTTGAGGTTTGCCTTGAAGCAGGAGGGCCACAGCAGAAGAGACCTCTTCGAGATCCTCTTCAGATTCGCCTTCCCTCTGTCGCATGGTCTG TCTTTGTTTGCATATTTGAACCAGGAGAAGTTCCCTGAGAACGGCTGGAGCATCTACAAACCTGTGGAGGAGTTCAGGCGTCAG GGCTTACCTAATAACAAATGGCGGATCACCTTCATCAATAAGAACTATGATCTGTGCGACACGTACCCCACAGTGCTGGCTGTGCCTTTTAAAAGCGCAGAGGAAGACCTGAAGAGAGTGGCCACCTTCCGCTCCAGAGGTCGCATCCCG GTTCTGTCGTGGATTCACCGGGAGAACAAAGCGGTGATCGTCCGCTGCAGTCAGCCGCTGGTTGGGATGTCTGGCAAAAGGAACAAAGATGACGAGCGCTACCTGGACATGATCCGAGAGGCCAACGACACCACGAAGCTCACCATATACGACGCCCGGCCCAGCGTCAACGCTGTGGCCAACAAG GCCACAGGAGGGGGCTATGAAGGGGACGAATACCAAAACGCAGAGCTGGTCTTCCTGGACATCCAGAACATCCACGTCATGAGGGAGTCCCTGAAGAAGCTTAAAGACATCGTCTACCCCAACGTGGAGGAGTCCCACTGGCTGTCCAGCCTGGAGTCCACACACTGGCTGGAACACATCAAG CTGGTGCTGTCGGGGGCGATCCAGGTGGCAGACAAAGTGTCCGGCGGGAACTCGGTGGTGGTGCACTGCAGCGACGGCTGGGATCGAACGGCTCAGCTGACGTCGCTCGCCATGCTCATGCTGGACAGTCACTTCCGCACTCTGAGAGGCTTCCAG gtgcTGATCGAAAAGGAGTGGATCAGCTTTGGCCACAAATTTGCCTCG aggaTAGGTCACGGTGACAAAAACCACACGGATCAGGACCGCTCCCCCATCTTTGTCCAGTTCATCGACTGTGTGTGGCAGATGACCAAACAG TTTCCCACAGCCTTTGAGTTCAACGAAAACCTCCTGCTGACCATCTTGGATCACCTCTACAGCTGTCGCTTCGGCACCTTCCTCTACAACTGCGAGAGCGTTCGAGATCAGAAC GAGGTGAGGACGAAGACGCTGTCGCTCTGGTCGCTGGTCAACAGCAAGATGGAGATTTACCTGAACCCGTTCTACACCCCGGAGTCCGGACGGGTCCTCTACCCTGTTGCCAGCATGCGCCACCTAGAGCTGTGGGTGACTTACTACATCCGCTGGAACCCACGAATCCAACATCAG cagagtcCAGTGGAGCAGCGCTACAGGGAGCTCCTGGCCCTCAGAGACGAGTACTTGAAGAAGCTGGAGCAGCTGCAGATGTCGgactcctcctccacctcctccgaTCTGGCCAACAGCACCGCCCCCAACGCCTCCTCCTCCACGCCACCCAAGCAATACCTTCGCACGCCGCTCTGA
- the LOC112139515 gene encoding uncharacterized protein LOC112139515, producing MSFSRFKKMTPLVFAGCVTCLLLGTVGFSWAQKPSASLHFKSFLVGEEVTLKCFHQGALADFLFWYKQPLGQKPQLMSEFFYYKKNGSFVDPFKNDPRFELETDKDRNHLKISNLEMSDSATYYCISSYTHTLKFLEGYSVHVKNSSSYIQTSVDQWSSENIHAGDSVTLNCTVHTGSCDGEHRVYWFKDSEDSHPGLIYIHGGRKDQCERNKNTQAHSCVYELPMKNLTESHSGIYYCAVASCGHILFGNGTKLDLTVDGSFPPFVYFLSGVLTASLIFLTSYTIHKTKSCKSKATDPQNRSADAAGLNVEGDEDLHYAALRHKKTNKSSRQKKDTISESVYSSIKL from the exons ATGAGCTTCAGCAGGTTCAAGAAAATGACTCCTCTGGTGTTTGCTGGCTGTGTGACATGTCTGCTCCTGGGAACAGTGG GTTTTTCTTGGGCTCAGAAACCGTCTGcatctttacattttaagtcATTTCTTGTTGGAGAGGaagtgactttaaaatgttttcatcaagGAGCTCTGGCAGATTTCTTATTTTGGTATAAACAACCTTTGGGACAGAAACCACAACTcatgtctgaatttttttattataagaaaaatggaTCTTTTGTGGATCCTTTCAAGAACGATCCACGGTTTGAATTGGAGACAGACAAAGACAGAAATCACTTGAAGATCTCAAATTTGGAAATGTCAGACTCTGCTACTTACTACTGCATCAGTTCTTACACTCATACACTTAAATTTTTAGAGGGCTATAGTGTCCATGTGAAGAACTCTTCTTCTTACATCCAAACTTCCGTGGATCAGTGGTCCTCTGAGAACATCCATGCAGGAGACTCTGTGACTCTGAACTGTACAGTACACACTGGGAGCTGTGATGGAGAACACAGAGTTTACTGGTTCAAAGACTCTGAAGACTCTCATCCAGGACTCATTTACATTCATGGAGGCAGGAAGGATCAGTGTGAGAGAAACAAgaacacacaagcacacagtTGTGTCTATGAACTGCCCATGAAGAACCTGACTGAGTCTCATTCTGGgatctactactgtgctgtCGCCTCATGTGGACACATACTGTTTGGAAACGGAACCAAGCTGGACCTCACAGTTG ACGGGAGTTTTCCTCCATTTGTGTATTTCCTGAGTGGAGTTCTGACAGCTTCACTGATCTTCCTCACATCTTATACAATACACAAGACAAAGAGCTGCAAATCCAAGG CAACGGATCCCCAGAACAGATCTGCTGATGCTGCAGGACTGAATGTAGAG GGGGATGAGGACCTCCATTACGCTGCTTTAAGGCACAAAAAGACCAACAAATCAAGTAGACAGAAGAAAGACACCATCAGTGAATCTGTGTACTCCAGCATAAAACTGTAG